The Planctomycetia bacterium genome window below encodes:
- a CDS encoding class I SAM-dependent methyltransferase, giving the protein MFTDATTRFSTKAEVYARARPRYPDSVVTFLQQHHVIQPGSIIADIGSGTGLSALPFLHAGYSVIGIEPNDPMHAEGDTFLKTYTNFQSVKGTATATTLPAQSVNVAMAAQAFHWFDLDATRTEMQRILKPPGWFVAMWNHRNHNASPLHQGYEAILRKYCPEYHKLAELYRSPERSAHFFINGYHDATLPNPQQLNWEYFDARIQSASYIPKPTDANYAPFMNEMKQLFDANAIDGKVQFDLEVWIHWGRIAV; this is encoded by the coding sequence ATGTTCACCGACGCCACCACCCGTTTCAGCACCAAGGCCGAAGTCTACGCCAGGGCCAGGCCTCGCTATCCCGATTCGGTTGTCACCTTCCTCCAGCAACATCACGTCATTCAGCCCGGCTCCATCATTGCCGACATCGGCTCCGGCACTGGCTTGTCTGCCCTCCCCTTTCTGCATGCAGGGTACTCGGTGATTGGTATTGAACCCAATGATCCCATGCATGCCGAAGGGGATACGTTCCTGAAAACCTACACGAACTTTCAATCCGTAAAAGGCACCGCTACTGCCACCACGCTGCCGGCCCAAAGTGTCAACGTCGCCATGGCTGCCCAGGCGTTTCACTGGTTCGATCTCGATGCCACGCGAACCGAAATGCAGCGAATCCTGAAGCCGCCCGGCTGGTTCGTGGCCATGTGGAACCACCGCAACCATAACGCATCACCGTTGCACCAGGGTTACGAAGCTATCCTGAGAAAGTACTGCCCGGAATATCACAAGCTCGCCGAACTCTACCGCAGCCCTGAGCGTTCTGCTCATTTCTTCATCAACGGCTACCATGATGCCACGCTGCCTAACCCACAGCAGCTCAACTGGGAATACTTCGATGCCCGTATTCAATCCGCATCATACATCCCCAAGCCCACCGATGCCAACTATGCACCGTTCATGAATGAGATGAAGCAACTCTTTGACGCAAACGCCATCGATGGCAAAGTACAGTTCGATTTAGAAGTGTGGATACACTGGGGAAGAATCGCCGTCTAG
- a CDS encoding alkaline phosphatase family protein, with amino-acid sequence MKSNTPLILINAVGLTRRWLDDAPVLASLAESGWVSTLKEVLPAVTCTAQASILTGKSPQEHGIVANGWLFRDTMEVRFWQQSNHLMQAEPFYVTAKKEADKEGRRFRCAKLFWWFNQGADVDFSITPKPHYGADGNKAFGISGQPDGLCEGIERAIGKFPFPSFWGPKSGIKSTAWIAQCAAKVVRDHQPELTLVYLPHLDYEPQRRGPSGCDMKAQVMQLDDSLQPLVEAAGKIGARIWVVSEYGHCDVDRPVFLNRELRKAGWLQVRLGPFGEQLETFASDAIAVCDHQLAHVYIRKPELVSTIRDRLASIAGVDRALMGAERAAIGLDHPRSGEIILLSKPNAWFAYPFWLEDKLAPDYARCIDIHRKPGFDPCELFFDPKLLWPMGRAMRRLTQKKLGFRTLFDVIPLDASLVRGSHGLAAGHEYDRPVLIGDGPSPGSEMSMLGVREVVLSALRDG; translated from the coding sequence ATGAAATCGAATACGCCGCTGATCCTGATCAATGCCGTAGGACTGACACGTCGATGGCTTGATGATGCGCCGGTGCTGGCATCGCTCGCGGAATCAGGCTGGGTATCTACTCTGAAAGAAGTTCTGCCTGCGGTTACCTGCACGGCCCAGGCTTCCATCCTTACCGGCAAATCTCCTCAGGAGCATGGCATCGTTGCCAACGGCTGGCTGTTTCGCGACACCATGGAAGTGCGGTTCTGGCAACAGTCGAACCATCTCATGCAAGCGGAGCCGTTTTATGTGACCGCAAAAAAAGAGGCGGATAAAGAAGGTCGCCGTTTTCGATGTGCCAAGCTGTTCTGGTGGTTCAATCAGGGGGCGGATGTTGATTTCAGCATTACGCCCAAGCCACATTATGGTGCAGATGGCAACAAGGCATTCGGCATCAGTGGTCAGCCTGATGGTTTGTGTGAAGGCATTGAGCGGGCAATAGGCAAGTTTCCATTTCCGAGTTTCTGGGGGCCTAAATCCGGTATCAAAAGCACAGCATGGATTGCCCAGTGTGCAGCGAAGGTGGTGCGTGATCATCAGCCTGAATTGACACTCGTTTATTTGCCTCACCTGGATTATGAACCGCAACGGCGTGGGCCTTCAGGCTGCGACATGAAAGCTCAGGTCATGCAACTGGATGATAGTTTGCAGCCGCTAGTCGAGGCAGCGGGAAAGATTGGCGCACGCATCTGGGTGGTAAGTGAGTATGGCCACTGCGATGTGGATCGGCCTGTCTTTCTCAACCGGGAGTTGCGAAAAGCAGGTTGGTTGCAGGTCAGACTGGGGCCATTCGGTGAACAGCTCGAGACGTTTGCCAGCGATGCGATTGCAGTGTGTGATCATCAACTGGCTCATGTCTATATACGCAAGCCAGAGTTGGTAAGCACCATCCGTGACAGATTGGCGAGTATCGCTGGTGTTGATCGGGCCTTGATGGGTGCGGAGCGGGCAGCGATCGGGTTGGATCACCCGCGCTCCGGCGAGATCATTTTATTATCGAAGCCAAACGCCTGGTTTGCTTATCCGTTCTGGCTGGAGGATAAGCTCGCTCCCGACTATGCCCGTTGCATCGACATTCATCGCAAGCCGGGGTTCGATCCCTGTGAGTTGTTTTTTGATCCGAAACTGTTGTGGCCCATGGGGCGGGCCATGCGTCGATTAACACAGAAGAAGTTGGGGTTCCGAACATTGTTCGATGTGATTCCACTGGATGCAAGTTTAGTGCGGGGCAGTCATGGATTAGCTGCTGGGCATGAGTATGATCGGCCGGTGCTGATTGGCGATGGCCCTTCGCCCGGAAGTGAGATGTCGATGCTGGGGGTGCGAGAAGTCGTTCTGTCGGCGTTGCGGGACGGATAA
- a CDS encoding tetratricopeptide repeat protein: MALDAYSPCLCGSGKKFKWCCAPIFEQVEKAFAQEHNKQHAVALSQMQQLTTQHGKNSAVWCYLADLLMMQNQFEEAAKALEQALRLDSNNAKAHYLQGALFHEKQQVSEALHHYRLAADACDPAASEMMADIHLGIAQCETIRHHPFAAKAALDVAHRCMPSNEAIQDYLNRYYGVKSEYPAIVRKNHPFKKMIKKDALPLDVQQATQGGKLGKLHQLMEGLVQRLSYDPAFFYNLGLTRAWVGENQGAIDALDEYVRQASDEQEAIEAWSLAEAVRLDGGQDVASDYPLHFILYQLKDARRFVSKVQHDQRVVDANQNEMIVQFNRLDRPMPAVSENLATFDLPIVTLRFVFHITSGVLMAYSLDAKSLELGRQDFEAEYGSLIEVQKTFEQPGTYLHVTQGIFDVRLPEGLTPEQSDRLLKEKMRSYFEDKWCQRPLHSLKGNTPLDAVGHPVLRRKVAGSILLIEQLLNTLSAKLPYTMDELRHKLGLDQALNGGDLPVVTSIGNMNAAELSGLSIESISDEELKQAFTAAKRLDANELATRFAQELVNRGTSNPDIDCFIYDQHIIFQLLGEDRVERAYASTLKMIDRDAKQNGGKRSADYRKLRVKVLLAGKRLPEARHELDKLLSEKGDDLDLHVFATEELLRFGHKELASKYAGGGKAVAARKQDRDRLGFFEDIQKRYGEKS; encoded by the coding sequence ATGGCGCTTGATGCGTATAGTCCCTGTTTGTGTGGCAGCGGCAAAAAATTCAAATGGTGCTGTGCTCCCATTTTTGAGCAGGTCGAAAAAGCCTTCGCGCAGGAACACAACAAGCAGCATGCGGTGGCTCTCAGTCAGATGCAGCAGTTAACCACCCAGCATGGCAAAAACAGCGCTGTCTGGTGTTACCTGGCCGATCTGCTCATGATGCAGAATCAATTTGAAGAAGCAGCAAAAGCCCTGGAACAGGCTCTGCGTCTGGACAGTAATAATGCGAAGGCTCATTATCTTCAGGGAGCCTTGTTCCACGAAAAACAGCAGGTGTCTGAAGCGCTACATCATTATCGCCTGGCAGCTGATGCCTGCGACCCCGCTGCGTCGGAAATGATGGCAGACATTCATCTGGGTATCGCCCAGTGTGAAACCATCAGGCATCATCCATTTGCAGCCAAGGCTGCTCTCGATGTGGCTCACCGATGCATGCCCAGTAACGAAGCCATTCAGGATTATCTGAACCGTTACTATGGGGTGAAGAGCGAGTATCCTGCGATTGTTCGAAAGAATCATCCGTTCAAAAAGATGATCAAGAAGGATGCATTGCCCCTGGATGTGCAGCAGGCCACGCAAGGCGGCAAGCTCGGAAAACTGCATCAGTTGATGGAGGGCCTGGTTCAAAGGCTGTCTTACGATCCTGCGTTCTTTTATAACCTGGGACTCACCAGGGCCTGGGTTGGCGAGAACCAGGGCGCCATCGATGCCTTAGATGAATATGTTCGTCAGGCAAGTGATGAGCAGGAAGCCATTGAAGCGTGGTCGCTGGCGGAAGCCGTGCGACTGGATGGTGGTCAGGATGTTGCAAGTGACTATCCGCTGCACTTTATTCTGTATCAACTCAAGGATGCAAGACGATTTGTATCGAAAGTGCAGCATGACCAGCGTGTGGTCGATGCCAATCAGAATGAAATGATTGTGCAGTTCAATAGGTTAGATCGGCCTATGCCAGCTGTTTCCGAAAACCTGGCAACTTTTGATTTGCCGATTGTTACCCTGCGGTTTGTTTTTCACATTACCTCAGGCGTGTTGATGGCTTACAGCCTGGATGCCAAGTCACTGGAACTGGGCAGACAGGATTTTGAAGCAGAGTATGGCAGCCTGATTGAAGTGCAGAAAACTTTTGAGCAGCCTGGAACCTACCTGCATGTTACGCAAGGTATTTTCGATGTGCGTTTGCCGGAGGGACTGACACCAGAGCAGAGTGATCGCTTGCTCAAAGAGAAAATGCGGTCTTATTTTGAAGACAAGTGGTGCCAGCGTCCACTGCACTCGCTGAAAGGCAATACGCCGCTGGATGCTGTCGGGCATCCGGTGCTTCGCCGCAAAGTAGCGGGAAGTATCCTGCTGATTGAACAGTTGTTGAATACGCTCAGCGCTAAACTGCCATACACAATGGATGAACTCCGTCACAAGCTGGGGTTGGATCAGGCGCTAAATGGCGGGGATTTACCCGTTGTGACTTCCATTGGAAACATGAATGCTGCGGAGTTGTCGGGGTTATCGATAGAATCCATCAGCGATGAAGAATTGAAGCAGGCATTTACCGCAGCTAAGCGACTGGATGCCAACGAGCTGGCCACACGGTTTGCCCAGGAGTTGGTGAATCGTGGGACAAGCAATCCAGACATTGATTGTTTCATCTACGACCAGCACATTATTTTCCAACTGCTTGGTGAAGATCGTGTGGAGCGGGCCTATGCCAGTACTTTGAAGATGATCGACCGCGACGCGAAACAGAATGGCGGCAAGCGTTCGGCAGATTATCGCAAGTTGCGAGTGAAAGTGTTGCTGGCAGGGAAGCGGTTGCCTGAAGCACGGCATGAGCTGGACAAGTTGCTCTCTGAAAAAGGGGATGACCTCGATTTGCATGTTTTTGCTACCGAAGAACTGTTACGGTTCGGTCATAAGGAACTGGCCAGCAAATATGCTGGCGGGGGCAAAGCAGTGGCGGCCAGGAAACAAGATCGCGACAGGCTTGGATTCTTTGAAGATATTCAGAAAAGATACGGTGAGAAATCGTAA
- a CDS encoding DUF2029 domain-containing protein, translating into MTTLIRWMNQPFYGLSWSIRNVFLTVLAILSLIFLFCILYFNATATPSLNSALSAGWAVRADQNIYHVSDDHGEVFHGAPLVAILLSPLGQPPAQSSTEGILPRPIALFLLLLLLATALCLTLHRLACYLESQQEASPTTFTWWHHRLTPMLLCAGPIYASLSQFQSDAIMLFLLTGWLLAAVGHRSFQSGCWLAGAIAIKLFPVYLLILAIYRRDRLMTLGTALGLALSLILLPSIFFGFQRTSRLNEHYFKSIEQPLQHIATSSTNASLSAGLLRTLGNSGSPHYFSFSHLGMIGLLTAITLLSWRTVRPSSLQLFQTGCSLLIILVMASPVYELHHALLFLPAMMISLMNVTPWRLLGLLLTSSGLLLSLVVNQPGTASIPLASALLLWGMQIWSVRTLHRQVQSTDLPQQTIPLARAA; encoded by the coding sequence GTGACAACGCTCATTCGCTGGATGAACCAGCCGTTTTACGGTTTGTCATGGTCTATACGCAACGTATTTCTCACTGTTCTGGCAATTCTCAGCCTGATTTTTCTGTTCTGCATCCTCTACTTCAACGCCACAGCTACACCATCTTTGAATTCTGCCTTGAGTGCAGGTTGGGCCGTGCGTGCTGATCAGAACATCTATCACGTTTCCGATGATCATGGAGAAGTTTTCCACGGCGCCCCACTGGTTGCTATCCTGCTGTCCCCCCTCGGGCAACCACCGGCACAATCCAGTACGGAAGGAATTCTTCCCCGACCAATCGCGCTCTTCCTGTTGCTGTTGTTGCTGGCGACTGCGCTATGCCTGACTCTTCATCGGCTGGCCTGTTATCTGGAATCACAACAGGAAGCATCACCAACCACTTTCACATGGTGGCATCATCGCCTGACTCCCATGCTCTTATGTGCCGGGCCGATTTATGCCTCGCTCTCTCAATTTCAAAGTGATGCTATTATGCTCTTCCTCCTGACGGGCTGGCTTTTGGCAGCCGTGGGGCATCGATCATTTCAATCGGGTTGCTGGCTGGCCGGGGCCATTGCCATCAAGCTGTTTCCCGTTTATCTGCTGATCTTGGCTATCTATCGCCGTGACCGCTTGATGACGCTCGGCACCGCTCTTGGATTGGCATTGTCCCTGATTCTGCTTCCCAGTATTTTCTTCGGCTTCCAGCGAACCAGCCGACTCAATGAACACTATTTCAAGAGCATTGAGCAACCATTACAACACATTGCCACCAGTAGTACCAATGCTTCACTCTCTGCTGGATTACTTCGCACACTAGGCAACAGTGGCTCTCCACACTACTTTTCGTTTTCGCACCTCGGCATGATTGGCCTGCTGACAGCGATTACTCTTCTGTCATGGCGTACTGTACGTCCATCATCTTTGCAACTGTTTCAGACAGGCTGTTCACTGCTGATCATCCTGGTTATGGCGAGTCCGGTTTATGAACTACACCATGCGCTACTGTTCCTTCCCGCCATGATGATTTCTTTGATGAATGTTACACCTTGGAGGTTACTTGGCTTGTTGCTCACCAGCAGCGGGCTGTTACTTTCCCTAGTGGTGAATCAACCCGGTACAGCGAGTATCCCCCTGGCTTCTGCATTACTACTCTGGGGGATGCAAATCTGGTCGGTTAGAACATTGCACCGTCAGGTGCAGTCTACTGACTTACCCCAGCAAACCATTCCGTTGGCACGAGCAGCCTGA
- a CDS encoding transposase produces the protein MAHAYIALDTHCSTTDMVTINASGKVIKQDRFSTTIPSLLQMITSVPRPRSVTFEEGPLAGWLARHLRGVVDELVVCDPRSNALIAKDSDKDDPLDAMKLAQLFRGVYLKPVHQAATEERALLKQHVALYHDRVRDRVRQGHQIIAQLCRHGVMASIEEVIEESARGTH, from the coding sequence ATGGCTCATGCTTACATAGCTCTCGATACTCATTGTAGCACCACTGACATGGTAACTATCAATGCCTCTGGCAAAGTGATCAAGCAGGATCGATTCTCCACCACGATACCTTCCTTGCTGCAGATGATCACGTCGGTTCCCCGGCCACGGTCGGTGACCTTTGAAGAAGGCCCGCTGGCAGGTTGGCTGGCTCGTCATTTGCGTGGTGTGGTTGATGAACTGGTGGTCTGCGATCCGCGAAGCAATGCGTTGATTGCCAAAGACAGTGACAAGGACGATCCGCTGGACGCCATGAAACTGGCACAGCTCTTTCGTGGTGTTTACCTGAAGCCTGTTCATCAGGCGGCTACCGAGGAACGTGCTCTTTTGAAGCAACACGTAGCGCTCTATCACGACCGGGTGCGTGACCGCGTTCGACAAGGGCATCAGATCATTGCTCAACTGTGTCGTCATGGCGTGATGGCATCCATCGAGGAGGTCATCGAGGAATCTGCCCGTGGCACCCATTAA
- a CDS encoding prepilin peptidase: MDLYSSFNLFFSKPFEYPIVLVPFIFILGAMVGSLLNVCICRMPLEKSMWWPGSRCSRCFQPVRKSDNLPLLSFWILGGKCRSCGVKFSSRYFWIELFTAILFAVTFYWYLDLRNTTVPDSPYRGVAAMKLFLMWLYHITFLCFLIVATFTDFDHREIPLRITVPGIAIGIIGGSFVGWPWPLAIDNPTVQTTFMGGLHYWPFWAPLSDITLPFVGTPEPYAWYVGFLTSLIGALAGTALIRVLRSLFSWAYEKEALGLGDADLLMLIGAFLGWQALVMVMGYAIILGLIYVLVSFLFKGTSELPFGPPLAGGAVLVLFDFVRLHDLSKPYFFNSLYVAGAVFFFLFMCFNACMVIRFLRVAFRPIATAK, from the coding sequence ATGGATCTTTACAGTTCATTCAATCTGTTCTTTTCCAAGCCATTTGAATACCCCATCGTACTTGTGCCGTTCATCTTTATCCTCGGAGCCATGGTGGGGAGCCTGCTGAATGTCTGTATCTGCCGCATGCCTCTGGAAAAGAGCATGTGGTGGCCAGGTTCTCGTTGCAGCCGGTGTTTTCAACCTGTTCGCAAATCGGATAATTTACCCCTGCTCAGTTTCTGGATTCTGGGCGGCAAATGCCGGTCGTGCGGCGTGAAGTTCTCCAGCCGATACTTCTGGATTGAACTCTTCACTGCCATTCTGTTTGCTGTCACATTCTATTGGTACCTGGATCTGCGCAACACCACTGTTCCTGACTCTCCCTATCGTGGCGTAGCTGCCATGAAGCTGTTCCTGATGTGGCTTTATCACATTACGTTTCTTTGTTTCCTGATCGTTGCAACATTCACCGATTTTGATCATCGGGAAATTCCGCTCCGTATTACTGTTCCGGGTATCGCGATTGGAATTATCGGAGGCAGTTTCGTTGGCTGGCCCTGGCCGCTCGCCATTGACAATCCAACCGTACAGACCACTTTCATGGGTGGGTTACATTATTGGCCATTCTGGGCACCACTTTCCGATATTACGCTGCCATTCGTTGGCACACCAGAGCCCTATGCATGGTACGTTGGTTTCCTGACTTCACTGATTGGTGCGCTGGCTGGCACAGCGTTGATCCGTGTGTTACGCAGCCTCTTTTCCTGGGCCTACGAAAAGGAAGCCTTGGGACTCGGTGACGCTGATTTGCTGATGCTCATTGGGGCATTCCTGGGCTGGCAGGCGCTGGTCATGGTCATGGGCTATGCCATTATTCTTGGTTTGATTTACGTTCTCGTTTCATTTTTGTTCAAAGGCACCAGTGAACTGCCCTTTGGGCCACCTCTGGCTGGCGGCGCGGTGCTGGTACTCTTCGACTTTGTCCGTCTGCACGATTTGTCCAAGCCCTATTTCTTCAATTCACTCTATGTCGCAGGAGCTGTGTTCTTTTTCCTGTTCATGTGCTTCAATGCCTGCATGGTAATCAGATTCCTCCGCGTGGCCTTTCGCCCGATTGCGACCGCTAAGTAG
- a CDS encoding shikimate kinase: MTNTEKHSPLGTGNLYLIGYRGAGKTTLAPLIAKRLGREWVDLDYLIESLEGISVSDIFKSQGESAFRKMESAVLADIASHHSLVVSTGGGIVLDPANRQLLQSTGIVIWLKASPQTLVHRIEQDPTLRPALTSLPLIDEITTLLKQRQKHYESTAHLVLDTEHHTLDELAEKVISYLTTDNAIHRA; the protein is encoded by the coding sequence ATGACTAATACTGAAAAACACTCTCCATTAGGAACCGGAAATCTCTACTTGATCGGCTATCGCGGAGCAGGGAAAACGACTCTTGCTCCACTCATCGCCAAACGACTGGGCCGTGAATGGGTTGATCTGGATTACCTCATTGAAAGCCTGGAAGGGATTTCCGTCTCTGATATTTTCAAATCTCAAGGCGAATCAGCCTTTCGCAAAATGGAATCTGCAGTGCTGGCTGATATTGCAAGCCATCATTCGCTGGTGGTATCCACCGGCGGCGGCATTGTCCTTGATCCAGCAAACAGACAATTGCTTCAATCCACCGGGATTGTCATCTGGCTCAAGGCAAGTCCACAGACATTGGTTCATCGCATTGAGCAGGATCCCACACTCCGCCCCGCCCTGACATCATTGCCTTTGATTGACGAAATTACGACTCTATTGAAACAACGGCAGAAACATTATGAATCCACAGCCCATCTGGTGCTCGATACTGAACATCACACGCTGGATGAACTGGCTGAAAAAGTTATCAGTTATTTAACCACCGACAACGCTATACACCGTGCATAA
- the aroE gene encoding shikimate dehydrogenase: protein MEQIMICVSIGRTRHKMMMLECQLAAEAGAQMIELRMDFLARSIDLKRLMAEKRCPMVATIRRREDGGRWSKTEDERQMLMRLAIVGGFDWVDIETDIADKVKRFGKVKRIVSYHNPVEIPKNLEEIFEKMHHQDADVLKVAVKIDKPQDVWRVIRLMKHGKIPTVAIAMGDYGLPSRILGAKYGAPFTYAAFNKERGIAPGMFSFEEMRDVYFYDNINRETKVYGVMGDPIEHSMSPVAHNAAFQHLGINAVYVPMKVPRNDFLDTLQALSKIPVSGYSVTMPHKEAVHDFSNERDEIVTACKAGNTLIPIPGGFRAYNTDFPAALAALRNAMATMESGDSVHGRQVLILGAGGTARTLAHGLHRAGALVIISNRTLEKGLGLADEIGCRAVDWNARNAQHCEIIINCTPIGQHPNVDESPLHASVFRPGLVVMDCVYHPETTMMIREARDRGCRVVSGVEMFIRQAAEQFQLFTGQAAPIEVMTDAVRKQISPVSPNPALPMKPPEPELESIESDYLEFDD, encoded by the coding sequence ATGGAGCAGATTATGATCTGCGTCAGCATTGGACGCACTCGCCACAAAATGATGATGCTGGAATGTCAACTGGCCGCTGAAGCTGGTGCCCAGATGATTGAACTGCGTATGGATTTTCTGGCTCGGTCTATTGATCTCAAGCGACTGATGGCTGAAAAACGCTGTCCCATGGTGGCTACCATACGGCGACGTGAAGATGGTGGCCGATGGTCGAAAACAGAGGATGAACGGCAGATGCTGATGCGCCTGGCCATCGTCGGAGGTTTTGACTGGGTCGACATCGAAACAGACATTGCTGACAAGGTCAAACGATTTGGCAAAGTGAAACGCATCGTCAGCTACCATAATCCCGTCGAGATACCCAAGAATCTGGAAGAGATTTTCGAGAAGATGCATCACCAGGATGCAGATGTTCTGAAAGTCGCAGTGAAGATCGATAAGCCCCAGGATGTCTGGCGCGTCATTCGCCTGATGAAGCATGGCAAAATCCCAACAGTAGCCATTGCCATGGGTGATTATGGTTTACCGAGCCGCATTCTGGGTGCGAAGTATGGTGCACCATTTACCTACGCCGCCTTCAACAAGGAACGGGGGATTGCGCCTGGAATGTTTTCGTTTGAAGAAATGCGCGATGTCTATTTCTACGACAACATCAATCGTGAGACGAAAGTATATGGCGTGATGGGTGATCCCATCGAGCACAGCATGAGCCCGGTGGCCCATAATGCCGCCTTTCAGCATCTGGGCATCAATGCCGTATATGTTCCGATGAAAGTGCCTCGCAACGATTTTCTTGATACGCTGCAGGCCCTTTCCAAAATTCCTGTCAGTGGTTACAGCGTTACCATGCCGCACAAGGAAGCGGTGCATGATTTCAGCAACGAGCGGGATGAAATCGTTACCGCATGCAAGGCAGGCAACACACTGATTCCCATTCCTGGAGGCTTCCGAGCCTACAACACTGATTTTCCAGCAGCACTTGCTGCATTACGCAATGCCATGGCTACCATGGAATCAGGCGATTCGGTTCATGGCCGACAAGTGCTGATTCTGGGAGCAGGAGGCACTGCCCGAACGCTGGCGCATGGGTTGCACCGGGCCGGCGCGCTGGTCATCATCTCCAATCGTACGCTTGAAAAAGGTCTGGGCCTGGCTGATGAAATCGGCTGCCGAGCGGTTGATTGGAACGCCCGCAATGCCCAGCATTGTGAAATCATTATCAACTGCACTCCCATAGGTCAACACCCCAACGTCGATGAAAGCCCGTTGCATGCCAGCGTCTTTCGCCCCGGCCTGGTTGTCATGGATTGTGTCTATCATCCAGAAACAACCATGATGATCCGTGAAGCTCGCGACCGTGGCTGTCGAGTGGTTTCCGGCGTAGAAATGTTCATCCGCCAGGCAGCTGAACAGTTCCAGCTCTTTACTGGCCAGGCTGCCCCCATTGAAGTGATGACGGATGCAGTGCGCAAACAGATCTCCCCTGTTTCACCCAACCCTGCACTGCCCATGAAACCACCGGAACCTGAACTGGAATCCATTGAATCAGATTATCTTGAATTCGATGACTAA
- a CDS encoding ATP-binding cassette domain-containing protein has translation MSFLHVHQLSKIYKVYQKKTGLLGAMKGLFHREHKEVKAVADVSFTIEPGEMVAFLGPNGAGKTTTLKMLAGLIYPTTGTAQVMGFTPWDRVDAFRRQFSLVMGQKNQLWWDLPAADSFQLHREIYSLDKSECDQTIGELTELFGVKELTRQPVRELSLGERMKMELIAALLHKPKLLLLDEPTIGLDVVAQVKIQDCLKEYNRTRGVTMLLTSHYMRDVEALCKRVLVINHGQLVFDGPLAGIVERFGQEKIIKLQFHEHVPDSLSTFGSLLSSKGPTAEIKVQRSKVAQVLNNVLDQFEVVDVSVTDPPLEQMIAQVFAEGAKAT, from the coding sequence ATGTCATTTTTGCACGTGCATCAGTTGTCGAAAATTTACAAGGTTTATCAGAAGAAAACAGGTTTACTGGGTGCCATGAAAGGGCTTTTTCACCGCGAACACAAGGAAGTGAAAGCGGTGGCGGATGTCAGCTTCACCATAGAACCGGGTGAAATGGTGGCTTTCCTTGGGCCAAACGGCGCTGGCAAAACGACGACACTCAAAATGCTGGCTGGATTGATCTATCCTACAACTGGCACGGCCCAGGTGATGGGGTTCACGCCGTGGGATCGAGTCGATGCTTTCCGCCGACAGTTTTCGCTGGTTATGGGGCAGAAAAACCAGTTGTGGTGGGATTTGCCCGCTGCAGACAGCTTTCAACTGCACCGTGAAATCTATTCGCTTGACAAGTCGGAATGCGACCAGACTATTGGTGAATTAACCGAACTGTTTGGAGTCAAGGAATTGACTCGCCAGCCTGTCAGAGAATTATCGCTTGGCGAGCGTATGAAAATGGAGTTGATAGCGGCACTGCTGCATAAACCCAAGCTGTTGTTGCTTGATGAGCCTACTATTGGCTTGGATGTGGTGGCCCAGGTCAAGATTCAGGATTGCCTGAAGGAGTACAATCGTACTCGTGGCGTGACCATGCTGCTGACCAGCCACTATATGCGCGATGTGGAAGCACTGTGCAAGCGGGTGTTGGTGATCAATCACGGGCAACTGGTCTTCGATGGCCCGCTGGCAGGCATCGTCGAACGCTTTGGTCAGGAAAAAATCATCAAGTTGCAGTTTCATGAGCATGTGCCTGATTCACTCAGTACATTCGGTTCGCTCTTGTCAAGCAAAGGGCCTACTGCAGAAATCAAGGTTCAACGAAGCAAAGTGGCTCAGGTTTTGAACAATGTGCTCGATCAGTTTGAAGTGGTTGATGTCAGCGTCACTGATCCACCTCTGGAACAGATGATCGCGCAGGTGTTTGCGGAAGGGGCTAAAGCCACGTGA